The sequence below is a genomic window from Lytechinus variegatus isolate NC3 chromosome 3, Lvar_3.0, whole genome shotgun sequence.
ggattatagtcagtggcgtaactacaggggggcatgggggcacgtgccccccccccatcggctgactaaaaaaggaggaaaagagggagaaaggaagagaaacgtagtgggaaagaagacaatgttcattataatgttataattatgttatgttacattacataagaaacattttttttcatataaatgaaacataatttgctcagggcatatgtcttcattgttcctggtgctcccattgtctgtttaccgagatatataatcctgttatactaaaacctcccgttttcaagtcaatatacaccaaactaccaaatatatttcctcgcacttcgagttattcttttacatgtacaaaagtatgcttctttttcacgAATACtgtaagtgattgtcccattttaaggtcttaatataaaacatttcctgtccgtgcttacgttcgaagtagtggattggtgaaagatgtctgctctccatcaattcctagaatgagtccttaaattgttcctttttctgttttctgatctgaatatcaaaaattttcagctcgcgcttcgcgctcgcatcatttggttagtgaactatgtaagtccttcttgaattcctacaaacaagccttaaaatgcccctcttcaggtctgaatttcctaaattttcagctcgcgcttcacgctcgaaaaatttgattagtgagatgggtatgttaattgttaatcatgattacaagtgctttatgtgcatgtttagatgtaattctaacaaaatcagcaagcgcttattggcactcccattagatgactatggtgagatgtgtataatcttaatagataaaagattcctaaaatatagtccttaaaatcttcctgtttggggtcaatatctacaaaaatttcagttcgcgcttcgcgctcgcattatttaacgagacaggtacatatcatgattacaaaagattgattgtaatgtccctttttaggtttgaatatcaaaaattttaagctcgcgcttcgcgctcgcattatttgactagtgagatacatgtccgtttattggcactgtccttataaaaatatctctattagttcagaatacctggcaactgggagcgctttgcgcgctcactaggcaattccaagtttttgctggtgccccccaatgccgtgacccacggtacgccactgattatagtgattttatgacaggaataattctgacagatctgactacaattttgacaacaattttcatactctaaaaatagcttactctaaagaatgataacaaggttgatttctattccattaggttttccttctattattttctttgaccaacaagaatgttttaagtcttaatgatattctgaaaagattcggtaaacttgaacacaaacttcaatttcgtcatttccaaatgggctatggtatcaatggcatgatgagccaaaaattttgaggggccaagcatggcatacagagcaaaattttaggtttcaaaatcaacaaattttggattgtgcttgcataaattattgttaagtaaggttcgcattcaatttacacaaaaaaatgcttagaatgtctagtttttagatcggaataatacaaatttttgaggctcgcgctttgcgctcgcatttttttgattggtgagttatgtatcctatttatgagtcactaaatgcagtccagaacagcttccttttctggtcactaaaaatttctgcttgtgttttgtgctcgcgttaatttgtttagtaagatgcacacctttttcatgattacaaaaacagctcaaaatatttaaatttcatttcttattacaacatctcgcaaggatgcccttttaacagtgattggCACCATtaaattgacccaaaatcgagttttacaacttcaaaattgattttttttcaaaaccacttgctcgctatgctttctatagcgggaaattaaagcctaaatcaaaacatctgtcttatcaattagaaatcacttaaaaaagctttgctgaactgcaccaaaattctcattttgacttatactgtaagtgcatttttggctttgacctcccccccaaaaaaatacattctgcctcccctgtcccaggtagaggagaaagacatgttgagaatgggcatgccatgatcagatcaccttggtaataataattattgcaatgtgaatcgcctagaacaataatgaattgtacaaatgtaactatatatgtttattttaatttgatgtctaaatctacatgatctatcataaaattattttcgttttaaatgtacaagggtaaacatttttgctcgctcacaccttttatacatttggtcctgtgtgtcatgtatgccgcctaagcattgttgtctttTTTCCCATATATTGTAcgattgaaatgccttggccttggccttgaggttttcaggccttggccttggccttgggtttccatgccttggcctcagccttggttattgaagccttggccttgggtattaaagccttggccttggccttagccttggaggtttgagccttgactacaacactgatacaTATATAATTTGAATAGTGCGTAATTAGAAGCAataaaacagaaggaaatattCTCTAAAAACCCAATGGGACTTCAAAACTATAAATCACACTCAATGTACCAACAGTGTAATTTAATAAAATGGCtaatataaacattttgtcaTGATGAGAGttgaaatatacataaaaaaatatttaaactgAAGGCGTATGTGATTTTGGATGTCTGGTCCGTAGGAAATTACGCAACAATGAAGCCCTATAAGGGGTCGTGTTTTTTCCATTCCATTTCACATAaactttttcttctcatttcacAGATTCTTCATTTTGTGAATTTAAGTCggaacatttttttgttcaaaaagaatataaaatgtatgCAAACTGTGTTCATAGAAGAAGGCGCAGGTCCCTGAGAAACAAAAGCTGATGTACATCTGTAGACTACAGTTCAAAATAAGATGAGGTAGGAAAGAGCGGAGATAATAAGGAATGGAATCGAGAGAGGAAGAACAGAATGGGGGAAGATGGGTATTAACAACTGAGCAAACTGTACAACATTGCGACGAGAGGAAAACAATTGCACATAGTTCATAATCATGTTAACTTAAATACCCcccaaaatacataaaatatgaagatattcAAACATAGGGCAACAACATTTTGTTGGTTGTTTATACTTGCAGCTAGTTGTTGACAAGGATTTCTCTATGTAGTCCGGAATATCGTTCGAAATTTTCTGGCCAGTATGACGGATGTAATGTTGGAAGATCATTTATCTATAGgtttatgaatatatatttggttattTGATCGAGTATGATATTATGTAGGTCATGAAATTGGTGTGCATATACCTCAAAACATTAGTATGCCCTATTagaagatgatcagtgatataGAAACTCCATATACAATCATGTATAACCAATCTGTTGCTTGTCATCATCAGTAGAGCGCGCGGTGGCGCCTTGCGAACGCACTTGGAATCATTTTAAAAGCAGTGGGTAAGTCACCTCTCACTCCAGTACAGCGATTTTCTCCGCCACGACCACCTCTCCGACTCTCGATTAGAAGGCGTTTATTTATTCACTCATATTCCTCTGGTGTCGATaagatttctttatttcattacagtcagcctgtttttttttcatccagtAATCTATGGATCTCACACAGTGTAAGccttttattttttgcaattttgatATCATTTGTATCTACCCATCACTTAAAATTTCACTATTTCTATCATGTTTAGAAATGTGTTTCTTAAGAAATGCAATTGGTTGTTTTATTGATTGAGGTATGAATTAGATGTACTTATTCTCAGTTCATATGGGTTGATATTCCTTCAATTGTCTTCGATAAATGTCGTCCTATCTTTCCTCTATAcctctctcttcttcatctcttattttcctcgaTCTCTTTCCCTTCTCCCCTTTTCTGTCTCTTTCTCCCCCTTCTATCTTTTTACGAAccctttaatttctttttcttttcatacagTGATTGCATTTCCACCGTAAAGTAAGCTTAATTTTTCCATCGTTTTTTTATTCTACTTGTCGCTTTGGTTATTCTAACCTGAATATTTCTTGCAACTGGACATACTTCAACCATTTCATCAAATCACGGTGTAAAAGTTAATACTCTTTACAGATAAACACATTGATTGCACTAATTTGTAGGTCTAAATAGTAAAGTGTTTCTTCACTTTTCAGTTCAGTATAATTGCAGGTTTTTATTTGTTGTCAAGATTAATTCTTAACATTCATCTTCTGTGATTTGCTTCTGCAAACCGAATTTGACACAATCATAACGTGGAGCCGTGGACCACCTCGACTTTGTGAGGTTCACGTGACTATAGACGTACTCTTTCAAATTACTCGATTTTTCAAATCCTAAAACGGCGTTTGGAATCGCCAGGTGAACTCTCCGTGCTTGCTTCCAGCGTTCAACTCTTGACTGCTAGAATACTGCACAAATCTTTCGCAATAAAGTCTGAATAAAAGGCCCTGACCGGGACTTGAGCAAAAGAGGCCTCTCTCACTAACttgtatttgtgctagtcttgtcTGAAGACTCAATTGTTGGGTATTGGTTTCAATCAGTGTCTGTAACTACAGATTAGAGGCTGTCAATGAAGAATCGGTGAACATTCGAGGGTGTTTGTACAAAATTGAAAGGGGTGAGGTAATTCTCAAAATGGCTGATGTACGTGTACCGTAgcgaaataaaataaatgaaagtgtTAGTTCTCAAAAGTTTACATTATTCGATTATTTGTTCGTTTTACAGAAAGATATAAAGAATCTTTGTATACACCCGAATGATTCAGTGGTAATCATGCCATAATATGAGTGTGAAAAGGAGATGAAATGCAGAAAGCgaccaattttctttttatattacaGCCTGTGCATTATTTTAATCTGCGGATTTTTATATTTCACCACGTTTATAGTTAAATCGACAAATTGAATGCTATACGATGAAATTGTCAATCTATGGAATTGTTGTATGGTATATTATAATGCTAAATGCTTAATCAATTTTACCTAATAATAATGTGTATGATTCAACCTATTATTGAAAGCCAATTATTGACACTAAATGTTGCGCTTATACTTTATTTAATTACTGGTTATTGTGTTTTTTCCCCCACACAGCATTATTCTCGGTATTGATAGCACTATGTGCCACATTTCACCTGACTCACAGTTCAAAGAGTTCCTTCTGCAAAGGTCGACACCCTAAGCTTTGCCATGTACATATCGGCAAAAGAACATTCTTCTCGGATGACCGTGATCTCAGTGTCCCTGCTAACATCGACCCCCAGTCTCCCGCCGCCCGTCTTCTTGCCGTCGACCCCTCCACAATAGATCTCAGTGGTTACTTACCAGAAGAAAATGCCCAACTCCGACAGTCACCACCAGAATACTTGGCAAATCAAGGTAAGTTTTAAACCCTGTGCACCTTTTTTGTCTCGAATGCGTGGATAACAGCAATGACAATTACGCCACCAGACCaactattttattttagaaGCAATGTAGACAGacgaaaagaaaggaagaaaaatgcaGATGACAtgggtttttttctttaagaGGAAGAAATGTATCCATATAAAACAGGTGTGGAGAAGTTGagtgggaaagagagagagagtgagagaacaaaagaaaggaaaaaaatacaaaactgTTTATATTTGTCTTAAGTCGGTTTCAGTCAAGCCCTCCCTACTCCCCTTTCCCTCCCTTCCCCTTGCTTCAAAATTTCAGTCCCTACTTTTGGTAGTAGTCCCTGTATCACGTTTCCCCCACTGAAATCATTATGGGGGGAAACTTCTCCGTTCAAgtcccgggggccacttccattgatgattggataccatgcgcgaccatggggtctcgaaaagcaccctaaacaattattttccatattctgaaaatgcaccccttaaggGTCAAGTTCACCACAGgaaaacgttgatttgaatagatagagaaaaatcaaactagcattacgctgaaaatttcatcaaaatcggatgtaaaataagaaagttttgacattttaaagtttcgcttactttaaaaaaaacagtgatatgcacaactcagatacatacaaatgagacagtcaatgatgtccttcactcactatttattttgtttttattgtttgaaatatacaatatttcattttttacaaatttgacaatatggaccaatttgactgaaccatatagtcttaaataatgctaattccatatgttcagggaggaattatcgttgtttcacttaacaatgagaagaaaattagaatatttcatatctcatataataaaatacaaagaaatagtgagtggatgatgtcatcagtctcctcatttgcattccgaccaggatgtgcatacaacatTATACTGTTTTGTGAtgaagcgaaagtttaaaatgtcataactttctcatttaacatccgatttttcagtcttatgtttgttggatttttctctttttattcaaataaactttttgttggggtagacttgtcctttaacaagtattgccgTGGAAACCCTATCGTTATtcagtattggaaacaaaacgatactcttggcaagtattccctgaattgaatccttaaacaaataggcctacagcgatatttttattgttatgtcacggtcGTCGGtattacctacatcattgggtttatggtacggccccacctcccacacctcgcgcaaatcgcaCTCTAAACACGTTGATTGTTGGGCAAGAAGTACACCCTTTATAAAACTCTTTAGACtaattttttataccctcgcaaattcgaccctaaacacgttagCTTTCCAAGcgaaataaatacccttttttatcattttagtgtttttgacacccttattacgttacatacgtaacgtgccgaattttgaaaaagacatcctttgtacgtgttttttttttttttggggggggggtcgcgcatggtatccacttgtcaaggGGGTTCAAGTCTTGCagatttattaatgtatttaaCAAATAGTTGTGATATGAATAATATTCATCTCTTAGTCTCGTCTTCTCACCATATCTGAAAagattaccaatatttataGTATCATAACACTACATAATTTCAGTTGGTATCTCATTCCAAAATCGTCAactaaaaagaaggaaaataacgGTCAACCCATATACAGGTAGCTAGCTCCCTGTGCTAAATCACGTTATTAATGTGGTCGCATTAACTCATTTATACTTTAATCTGGCTCCACCAATGTCCACTGACTATCCATTTTAATTCAACCAGCCACGTAAATGGCAATGGGAATATAATTATGGAGGAAAATCAGGGGGTAGTTGTAATTACTTGCATGGCCACAGCGGGAACGTGGGggtttgtttgaataataatatgtTGCTTATAAATCATATCATGCGGATAATTATCTTTCAATTTCGTGACGTAAATAATTGCACCATTCGAATATTCTATTTCAATACATTACCGAGAgcgagagagggggagggaggggggggtgtGAGAGACAGACTAATAAACCATAATAAATTTAAACAATTACATAGCAAAATTGCtgtataaagtacatgtaattaagtAAATACTCTTTGCTATACATGTAGAGACGAAGGGAGGGAGAAATCAGTAGATTttgggaaagaaaagaaagagagaggtggAGCGGGGTTGAAGTGAAAAATTACCGGGAGTAAAGGAAATAAGATAAAAACTACAAGAAGCGACAGAAATGAAATTCCTCTATAGATAATGATAAAGTCTTGCATATTTTAGAAACTGGCCAGGCCATACATTTCATAGCGTGACTATTTCAAATTGAGTGAgtggtaaaaaaatcatgttcataaTTACATACATCCTTTAATTGAAGTATAATTATTGATTTGGAGAGAAATTATAACAGATTAAATACCGTGCCTTTTCTGAATTTCTCTTGGTATGATCGATCCATGATTTATACGTTACACTTTATGGTCATTGATAATTTGATTGACTCCTACTTGAAAACGCTTTGATACTAAATTTGTAGTGTTGATATGTCTAGACATATAGCAAATTTTACACCATTGAATTAAATCCTGAGACACGTTTCAATAAGGATGACAAGAACAAGGACATAAATAATGACTCATGCGTTTGTCCCCAAAGTTTCCTTGAATTTGGGGTCAAACAAAATGAACACTgatgtttattttattactgGTTTATGACAAGCCATTCGATCAATAATATGTTATGGATAGATTTAGAATGTCTGATtggtaaaataaaatcatggtTTAGTTTGTATATTACGTTATATTACCTTACACTTTGTTCAGCATTAAGTGATATACatttattcaaaccaatcaGGTGATGCgatataaattttaatgtttagTACAAAGGTTGGCAAAAAGAATATAATATGAAAGCTTTTGGACCCATAcaaatttaagatttttttctttttctgctaTATATAGCTGTTTTTTGTCCAATTAGGTGTGACAGAATACGGCCTTCAGATTATTTTACTACAAATATACACGAGATAGAACAGTTTTCTACCAAATTGTAATAATAAGACATATTGGGCCAAAGGTTGTTTTCGTGTGTAGGAGATCATTTTGCGTTTACAAGTTTAATGTGAACTTTAGTCATAAAAATTCCCTAAATTTGAGATAGAGCAAGAATAGTTTTGAAAAATTTCCTTTGATTCAAGTAATTTCCTCTTTATTGCCAAGAGAAATCAAAGAAGGAGAGAAAATCATGATAAAAGCGATCGAA
It includes:
- the LOC121410845 gene encoding uncharacterized protein LOC121410845, which produces MDLTQSLFSVLIALCATFHLTHSSKSSFCKGRHPKLCHVHIGKRTFFSDDRDLSVPANIDPQSPAARLLAVDPSTIDLSGYLPEENAQLRQSPPEYLANQGEDVDIIVDSHPRKMRILRLIQEIMDSSLEEP